Proteins from a single region of Syntrophales bacterium:
- a CDS encoding class I SAM-dependent methyltransferase: MNEPPPRFWPIFFELFESLPRQGPGNRDCAARAIALCRDLPPAPAVLDLGCGAGGQTLHLADLTSGSIVALDSHAPSIERLRETVAVRGLAQRIRPVVGDMAEPALPQASFDLVWSEGALYNIGIENALRVCRGLLRTGGYLAFTDVVWRKENPPPEVKVCFENDYPTMGWVPDVLAAIERSGFSIVGHFTLPDNAWWDDFYTPMEIRIGELRGKYGNDDEALAVLDQLAEEPEMHRRHSDYYAYEFFVACRTG, from the coding sequence ATGAACGAACCCCCGCCGCGCTTCTGGCCGATCTTTTTCGAGCTGTTCGAGTCTCTCCCCCGGCAGGGGCCGGGCAACCGCGACTGCGCCGCACGGGCCATTGCTCTCTGCCGCGATCTGCCGCCCGCGCCGGCGGTCCTCGACCTGGGCTGCGGCGCCGGCGGGCAGACACTCCATCTCGCCGATCTCACCTCAGGGTCCATCGTGGCCCTGGACAGCCATGCCCCGAGCATCGAGCGGCTGCGCGAGACGGTCGCCGTGCGGGGCCTCGCCCAACGGATCCGGCCCGTGGTCGGCGATATGGCCGAACCCGCACTGCCACAGGCGAGCTTCGATCTCGTCTGGTCCGAGGGGGCGCTCTACAACATCGGCATCGAGAACGCACTGCGCGTGTGCCGCGGACTGCTGCGCACCGGCGGCTACCTGGCCTTCACCGACGTGGTCTGGCGCAAGGAAAACCCGCCCCCCGAGGTCAAGGTGTGCTTCGAGAACGACTACCCGACGATGGGGTGGGTCCCGGACGTCCTGGCTGCAATCGAGAGAAGCGGCTTCTCGATCGTCGGCCACTTCACCCTCCCGGACAATGCCTGGTGGGATGATTTCTACACCCCGATGGAGATTCGGATCGGGGAGTTGCGCGGCAAATACGGGAATGACGACGAGGCGCTTGCCGTGCTGGACCAGCTTGCAGAGGAGCCTGAAATGCACCGGAGGCATTCGGACTACTACGCCTATGAGTTCTTTGTGGCGTGCCGGACGGGGTGA
- a CDS encoding PDZ domain-containing protein gives MSPGRPRRLPIAAVLAVACLLSPFPFGGGKAVYGETSFLDRVFGGTDKTEKAAAPVKYEDFMSAPGMKKYTRIQHTFSRDGHWMVTKMARSVKPGTTVDDFELWRFDGKENGFVRHPLDREIRESMREMTVSPDGNSIAVCNCPWDGKGLIDTSKARVSIVRTRDGKIIRTFPVYMSSTAMQIMPDNKTLVGTTYRRRVEGGRQVMDTVTEAYSITTGKKIPLPAMHDSCHRKKSTLQQLKLSDRYLGAWCSNGTAWLFDAKNFSLVRNLDKAEGLYLNRDGSLAAVWGGLRGQFKILDTTTWKEIETPPGFATGGLAIAFGPDNSILKAWSNCLEEYVILKGKKLVHVQERRFADEKKALSAVFVQQAGAWYALVDKKVHTMKAATPEMIRAAAALDEGRELLAAGFHSAAVRKIREAMNIFPLQQDLQYSKTYIDYWKRGLPLKDVGSLLLFHKDILLKAEKRSLIGTGVDKSARGIVVTSVNPEGPAAKSGLRKGDVIKLFNGRPAASVEDVSTRNIPIGSEVTCVVQCEGRQIPLSIRTIAGFADNTNLAIALRRLMEYGMLAVHAGHPQLAIEAADEVMKLKQQYPISMKWNIADKISPALKALVMAGAAADAKTYDYLLEQGGLMPEGSNFVSFFITDYPDLWAPLYADRKKLAYILNLDEAKLPKSPKKKGGSPQPYPDPAGRLLTPVTAPKRLDTEAPASPAPTVKQEQETPAPPSKPRVLD, from the coding sequence GTGAGTCCGGGGCGCCCCCGGCGCCTGCCCATCGCGGCCGTGCTGGCGGTTGCCTGTCTCCTGTCGCCCTTCCCTTTCGGGGGAGGAAAGGCCGTCTACGGGGAGACTTCTTTCCTGGACCGGGTTTTCGGGGGGACGGACAAAACAGAGAAGGCCGCCGCTCCCGTGAAATATGAAGATTTCATGTCCGCCCCGGGCATGAAGAAATATACGAGGATCCAACACACCTTCAGCAGGGACGGCCATTGGATGGTGACGAAAATGGCGCGATCCGTCAAACCCGGAACAACCGTTGATGACTTCGAGCTCTGGAGGTTCGACGGAAAAGAGAACGGTTTTGTCAGGCATCCCCTGGACCGCGAGATTCGCGAATCGATGCGGGAGATGACCGTCTCCCCGGACGGCAATTCCATCGCCGTCTGCAACTGCCCATGGGACGGGAAAGGGTTGATAGACACGTCAAAAGCGCGCGTATCCATCGTGCGGACGAGGGATGGAAAAATCATCCGGACGTTTCCCGTCTACATGTCCAGCACGGCCATGCAGATCATGCCGGACAACAAGACGCTGGTGGGGACGACCTATCGCCGCCGGGTCGAGGGAGGCAGGCAGGTCATGGATACGGTAACGGAAGCATACTCCATCACGACGGGGAAAAAGATCCCCCTGCCGGCCATGCATGACAGCTGCCACCGGAAAAAGAGCACCCTGCAGCAGTTGAAACTGTCCGATCGCTATCTGGGGGCGTGGTGCTCGAACGGAACGGCATGGCTCTTCGACGCGAAGAATTTTTCGCTGGTCCGCAACCTGGACAAGGCAGAAGGCCTCTATCTCAATCGCGACGGTTCGCTTGCGGCCGTATGGGGAGGGTTACGCGGACAATTCAAGATTCTCGATACGACCACCTGGAAGGAGATCGAAACACCTCCCGGATTCGCCACGGGGGGCCTAGCCATTGCCTTCGGCCCGGACAACAGCATCCTGAAAGCCTGGAGCAATTGCCTGGAAGAATACGTAATCCTCAAAGGGAAAAAGCTTGTTCACGTTCAGGAAAGACGGTTTGCCGACGAGAAAAAAGCACTCTCTGCGGTCTTCGTTCAACAGGCCGGCGCCTGGTACGCCCTGGTTGACAAAAAAGTGCACACCATGAAGGCGGCCACCCCGGAAATGATTCGGGCCGCTGCAGCATTGGACGAGGGAAGAGAGCTTCTCGCCGCCGGGTTCCATTCGGCGGCCGTCAGGAAAATCCGGGAAGCCATGAACATCTTTCCCCTGCAACAGGATCTGCAATACTCAAAGACCTACATCGATTATTGGAAGCGGGGCCTGCCCCTCAAGGACGTCGGCTCGTTGCTTCTCTTCCATAAAGACATCCTGCTGAAGGCGGAAAAAAGATCCTTGATCGGAACCGGCGTCGACAAAAGCGCGAGAGGAATCGTTGTAACGTCCGTTAATCCCGAAGGGCCGGCAGCAAAATCGGGGCTCCGGAAAGGCGACGTCATCAAGCTCTTCAACGGCAGACCCGCTGCTTCCGTGGAAGACGTCTCCACCCGCAACATCCCTATCGGCAGCGAGGTCACCTGTGTCGTCCAGTGTGAAGGCAGGCAGATCCCGCTTTCAATCCGCACGATCGCCGGATTTGCCGACAACACGAACCTTGCGATCGCCCTCCGGCGCCTGATGGAATACGGAATGCTGGCTGTCCATGCGGGGCATCCTCAACTGGCCATCGAGGCCGCGGACGAGGTCATGAAGCTGAAGCAACAGTACCCGATTTCAATGAAATGGAACATTGCCGACAAGATATCCCCGGCCCTGAAGGCGCTGGTCATGGCCGGCGCGGCGGCGGATGCAAAAACCTATGACTACCTCCTGGAGCAGGGGGGGCTGATGCCCGAGGGAAGCAATTTCGTTTCATTCTTCATCACGGATTACCCCGACCTCTGGGCACCCCTGTATGCGGACCGGAAGAAACTGGCCTACATCCTGAACCTGGATGAGGCCAAGCTTCCGAAATCGCCGAAGAAGAAGGGGGGTTCACCGCAGCCCTATCCCGATCCGGCAGGCAGGCTGTTGACCCCTGTCACCGCGCCGAAAAGGCTGGACACGGAAGCCCCGGCATCGCCCGCTCCGACGGTGAAGCAAGAGCAGGAGACGCCTGCGCCGCCGTCCAAACCCCGGGTCCTCGATTGA
- a CDS encoding nucleotidyl transferase AbiEii/AbiGii toxin family protein: protein MAASRKDRIAIHEDQALFREAVLFTAGQTGLNANLIQKDYYCSVVLQYIYEQSESPLIFRGGTCIGKVYADFYRLSEDLDFLISIPPEAGVTLRKKGMAPVKEWVKKVSDEIGILNLLADFTGHNSSRQYVVYVTYPSIFLREESARIKIEVGLRETFLTPPARLKARTLLLSPFTRKPLIPDIEVITLTLQEAIAEKLRAALTRLEPAIRDFFDIDYLASQHKVDLEDRQLFQLLAEKLKVPGNPPIDLSPARKERLKAQIDTELKPVLRPVDFEKFDLERVFRLAIEIRDNLSSGHEP, encoded by the coding sequence ATGGCGGCATCCCGCAAAGATAGGATTGCGATCCATGAGGACCAGGCGCTCTTCCGGGAGGCGGTGCTGTTCACCGCCGGTCAGACGGGTTTAAATGCCAATCTCATTCAAAAGGACTACTATTGCTCGGTCGTCCTGCAATACATCTACGAGCAATCGGAATCCCCGCTGATCTTTCGGGGAGGTACCTGCATCGGCAAGGTTTATGCCGATTTCTATCGGCTCAGCGAAGATCTCGATTTTCTCATCTCGATACCCCCGGAAGCGGGCGTCACCCTGCGAAAGAAGGGAATGGCGCCGGTCAAGGAGTGGGTAAAGAAGGTTTCGGATGAAATCGGCATCCTGAATCTTCTCGCGGACTTCACCGGACACAACAGCTCCCGGCAGTACGTCGTCTATGTGACCTACCCCTCGATCTTCCTTCGGGAAGAGTCGGCCCGCATCAAGATCGAGGTGGGATTGCGCGAGACCTTCTTGACGCCGCCGGCGCGCCTGAAGGCCAGGACACTTCTCCTGAGCCCCTTCACGCGCAAGCCCCTGATCCCGGACATCGAGGTGATCACCCTCACCCTGCAGGAGGCCATTGCTGAAAAGCTGCGGGCGGCACTGACGCGTCTGGAGCCGGCCATCCGGGACTTCTTCGATATCGATTACCTGGCATCCCAACACAAGGTGGATCTCGAGGATCGTCAACTCTTCCAGCTTCTTGCCGAAAAATTGAAGGTCCCCGGAAATCCGCCCATCGACCTTTCCCCGGCCAGAAAAGAGAGGCTCAAAGCCCAGATCGATACGGAACTCAAACCGGTGCTGCGGCCTGTTGATTTTGAGAAGTTCGACCTCGAGCGGGTCTTTCGATTGGCTATAGAAATCAGGGATAATTTATCTTCGGGACATGAGCCATGA
- a CDS encoding nucleotidyl transferase AbiEii/AbiGii toxin family protein: MNVSLEYLRRCASETGYRIEVDLNFLFRMPIAGTEVRELWQPGELDRPSIRVAGLGEILIGKLLALLDRGAVRDAWDVAYPPSTTKVDFASPFHYILAKLPPKQLRHLS; encoded by the coding sequence ATGAACGTTAGCCTGGAATACCTGAGACGCTGTGCCAGTGAGACCGGGTATCGGATTGAGGTGGATCTGAACTTCCTCTTCCGGATGCCGATCGCCGGGACCGAGGTGCGCGAGCTCTGGCAGCCCGGTGAATTGGACCGCCCTTCCATTCGGGTGGCCGGCCTGGGGGAGATCCTCATCGGCAAGCTTCTGGCCCTGCTCGATCGCGGCGCGGTGCGCGACGCCTGGGATGTGGCTTATCCGCCATCGACAACAAAGGTTGACTTTGCCTCCCCATTTCACTATATTCTCGCAAAATTGCCTCCCAAACAATTACGACACTTATCATGA
- the drmD gene encoding DISARM system SNF2-like helicase DrmD, whose translation MFTAVRNRRGIVSAVEPFDSQEGRLHLVHVDYKDDQLPAVERLLWELEPRKVLLEPTALPDALATDPMPAEDFDALLRAARWTAAMPFLDPDGGGPLDRLPISSPFHGAVQVEDFQLVPLLKALQMPRVNLLIADDVGLGKTVEAGLILSELLLRRRIQRVLILTPASLRLQWRDEMWDKFSLPFDLVDRAETHALHRRLGMDANPWRSFSRIIASYHYLRQEDVLTQFLAACRTPEGSPHLPWDLLIVDECHNLMPSPFGDDSDLCRMLRLLAPQFEHRLFLSATPHNGHTRSFTGLLEILDPVRFSQTDALRPAERERIQQVVMRRLKREINARTNPPRFCRRNPPQALVLELSQGEIALSAAFDGFRTAIRQLTASGETRRRRAGSFAVEILGKRLLSCPTAFAESWRRCREGLTEGTIANEADVIAAKRNVERETGDDRETQSREATAAGVVGAWLKVVATDLQDEITTIDAAISGMGFDLSQNNLDIQNPAADARFDALGNLIEKLLRSEKNWRDDERLVIFTEYKTTLDYLAHRLRERYEPDRILTLFGGMDEHERDLVKQTFNDPKHQVRILLATDAAAEGLNLQWTARYLLHFDCPWNPSRLEQRNGRVDRHGQARDVTIHHFATDQDQDLRFLAHVIRKADEIREDLGSANELFDEAAHRRLVQGESVAAVQADLDQRIVAARGRAAVDADATTETGADGRAADDRLRTLAAEIDHDPEALRDTLEGAMAIRGGRPQLEPRPDEATFRLLDPGLPGWSEIIDETLRRNTVRGSRGPVSRLAFSPNPFLTQIGERQIFSPRPDVTFLHLSHPLLQRAMTALTRRRFPGGGEEVSRWTVRQGEVPPGVEALVLVSLEELAVNDLRETFHHWVRTILFPVRKGVFGEPLAHQPAQELRHAAAVSDEKLRTRARDILDEVGPEIKRFLADYAGKLTTTLKGQLETAGVQARRREEERYRSRQGEVSSLIAENTLGKLEREIEKLQVERRQGLLFDEEARLDAIDRSIEEKQSEIARRTRHYEEVRIQLERERERIIRYLLPRRHAMPAAAQVFPVAIEVRLPGGVS comes from the coding sequence ATGTTCACCGCTGTTCGCAACCGTCGGGGAATCGTCTCTGCCGTCGAGCCTTTCGACAGCCAAGAGGGACGACTCCACCTCGTCCATGTTGACTACAAGGATGACCAGCTTCCCGCTGTGGAGCGGCTCCTCTGGGAACTTGAGCCGCGGAAGGTGCTCCTCGAACCCACGGCGCTTCCGGATGCCCTCGCGACCGATCCCATGCCGGCGGAGGATTTCGATGCCCTCCTCCGCGCCGCTCGCTGGACAGCGGCCATGCCGTTCCTCGATCCGGACGGTGGTGGCCCCCTTGATCGTCTGCCCATCTCCAGCCCTTTTCACGGTGCCGTGCAGGTCGAGGACTTCCAACTCGTACCGCTCCTGAAGGCCCTTCAGATGCCCAGAGTCAATCTCCTGATCGCCGACGACGTTGGTCTCGGCAAGACCGTCGAGGCGGGTTTGATCCTGAGTGAGCTCCTCCTGCGCAGGCGCATCCAGCGGGTCCTGATCCTGACCCCAGCCTCGCTTCGACTCCAGTGGCGCGACGAAATGTGGGACAAGTTTTCCCTCCCCTTCGATCTCGTGGATCGCGCCGAGACCCATGCCCTGCACCGGCGCCTCGGCATGGACGCCAACCCCTGGCGCTCTTTCAGCCGAATCATCGCCTCCTACCACTATCTTCGGCAGGAGGATGTCCTCACCCAGTTCCTAGCCGCCTGCCGAACGCCGGAAGGCTCGCCGCACTTGCCATGGGATCTGCTCATTGTCGATGAATGCCACAACCTGATGCCCTCCCCCTTCGGGGACGACAGCGATCTGTGCCGCATGTTGCGCCTCTTGGCGCCCCAGTTCGAACACCGCCTGTTCCTAAGTGCCACACCTCACAACGGGCACACCCGGAGCTTCACGGGCCTCCTCGAAATCCTCGACCCGGTGCGATTCAGCCAGACGGATGCCCTCCGGCCTGCGGAACGGGAGCGCATCCAGCAGGTGGTCATGCGACGCCTGAAACGAGAGATCAACGCCCGGACGAATCCGCCCCGCTTTTGTCGCCGCAACCCACCTCAGGCATTGGTTCTCGAACTCTCTCAGGGAGAGATCGCTTTGAGCGCCGCTTTCGATGGGTTCCGCACCGCCATCCGCCAGCTTACGGCTAGTGGTGAGACACGTCGTCGCCGTGCCGGCAGCTTTGCCGTCGAGATCCTTGGCAAGCGTCTCCTGAGCTGTCCCACGGCCTTTGCCGAGTCATGGCGGCGCTGTCGGGAAGGGTTGACAGAAGGGACTATCGCCAATGAGGCCGACGTCATTGCAGCTAAACGGAATGTTGAGCGGGAGACCGGCGACGACCGCGAAACCCAATCCCGCGAGGCCACAGCCGCGGGCGTGGTCGGCGCCTGGCTCAAGGTCGTGGCTACCGATCTCCAAGACGAGATCACCACTATTGACGCCGCTATTTCGGGCATGGGATTCGATCTATCCCAAAACAACCTGGACATACAGAACCCTGCGGCCGATGCCCGCTTCGACGCCTTGGGCAACCTCATCGAAAAGCTCCTGCGATCGGAGAAAAACTGGCGCGATGACGAGCGCCTCGTCATCTTCACGGAATACAAGACCACCCTCGACTACCTCGCCCACCGCCTGCGAGAGCGCTACGAACCGGACCGGATCTTGACTCTTTTCGGCGGCATGGACGAACATGAGCGAGATCTGGTCAAGCAGACCTTCAACGACCCAAAGCACCAAGTTCGCATTCTTCTGGCCACCGACGCCGCTGCCGAGGGGCTGAACCTCCAGTGGACCGCCCGATATCTGCTCCACTTCGACTGCCCCTGGAACCCCTCCCGCCTCGAACAGCGCAACGGCCGGGTGGACCGCCATGGCCAGGCCCGCGACGTCACGATTCACCACTTTGCCACGGACCAGGACCAGGACCTCCGCTTCCTGGCGCACGTGATCCGCAAGGCCGACGAGATCCGTGAGGATTTGGGCTCTGCCAATGAACTCTTCGACGAGGCAGCCCATCGCCGACTGGTGCAGGGGGAAAGCGTGGCCGCCGTTCAGGCCGATTTGGATCAACGCATTGTCGCTGCCCGCGGCCGGGCCGCAGTCGATGCCGACGCCACGACGGAGACGGGTGCTGATGGACGGGCCGCCGATGATAGACTCCGCACCCTGGCCGCCGAGATCGATCACGATCCGGAGGCGCTCCGGGACACCCTCGAAGGGGCCATGGCCATCCGCGGCGGTCGCCCCCAGCTCGAACCCCGGCCAGATGAGGCCACCTTTCGTCTCCTCGACCCGGGGCTCCCTGGTTGGAGCGAGATCATTGACGAAACACTGAGGCGCAATACCGTGCGGGGCAGCCGCGGTCCCGTCAGCCGCCTCGCCTTCAGTCCTAACCCCTTCCTGACGCAGATCGGCGAGCGGCAGATCTTCTCCCCCCGTCCAGACGTTACTTTCCTGCACTTATCCCACCCGCTGCTGCAGCGAGCCATGACCGCCCTCACGCGCCGCCGCTTTCCAGGTGGCGGCGAAGAGGTCTCCCGCTGGACCGTGCGACAAGGTGAGGTACCGCCCGGTGTTGAGGCCCTTGTCCTCGTCAGCCTGGAAGAACTGGCCGTTAACGACCTGCGCGAGACCTTCCACCACTGGGTCCGGACGATTCTTTTCCCTGTCCGGAAAGGCGTCTTCGGCGAGCCTCTCGCCCATCAACCCGCTCAGGAACTGCGCCATGCCGCTGCCGTGAGCGATGAAAAGCTCCGCACCCGTGCCCGCGATATTCTCGACGAGGTCGGCCCGGAGATCAAGCGGTTCCTCGCCGACTACGCCGGAAAACTGACGACCACCCTCAAGGGGCAACTGGAGACCGCAGGCGTCCAGGCCCGGCGCCGGGAAGAGGAACGCTACCGCAGTCGCCAGGGCGAGGTTTCGTCCCTGATCGCCGAAAATACCCTGGGAAAGCTGGAACGGGAGATCGAGAAGCTCCAGGTGGAACGTCGTCAGGGGCTTCTGTTTGACGAAGAAGCCCGGCTCGACGCCATCGACCGCTCAATCGAGGAAAAGCAGTCGGAGATCGCCCGCCGCACCCGCCATTATGAAGAGGTGCGCATCCAACTCGAACGGGAGCGGGAACGGATCATAAGGTACCTGCTTCCCCGGCGTCATGCCATGCCCGCAGCGGCCCAAGTCTTCCCCGTGGCGATTGAAGTTCGCCTGCCCGGAGGTGTGTCATGA
- a CDS encoding DMT family protein — translation MLETVLLLILSNLFMTFAWYGHLKFMNGWPLLMVILLSWGVALFEYMLQVPANRIGFQHYNLAQLKVIQEVITMIVFAGFAFVVMKQPLKWDYLWAALCLVGAVYFIFRGGMPHT, via the coding sequence GTGCTCGAAACGGTTCTGCTGCTGATTCTGTCCAACCTGTTCATGACGTTTGCCTGGTACGGTCATCTCAAGTTCATGAACGGTTGGCCCCTGTTGATGGTGATCCTGCTGAGCTGGGGCGTGGCCCTGTTCGAATACATGCTCCAGGTGCCCGCCAACCGGATCGGCTTCCAGCACTACAATCTCGCCCAGCTCAAGGTGATCCAGGAAGTCATCACCATGATCGTCTTTGCCGGGTTTGCCTTCGTTGTCATGAAGCAGCCCCTGAAATGGGACTACCTGTGGGCCGCGCTCTGCCTCGTCGGGGCCGTCTATTTCATCTTCCGCGGCGGCATGCCCCACACGTGA
- a CDS encoding ankyrin repeat domain-containing protein: MRAFGLPWKDLALAAWLLFLLLPACACLPERDQQLITAAKEGRDRQVAALLEQGADADARETNGQLTRMRYTALMWASYKGHTEVVRILIARGADVQAGDSENRTALMMAVARGHLEIAEILVASGADIRTKSRRADTLLMAAAREGREAAVKWLLKKGVAVNAANDLGETALMAAALRGHTQTVKALLDAGALTEARDKAGNTALILASTGTLHKGGGSVETVRLLLGHGADVHASNHGGTTALIAAARHGNAEVERALLAAGAKRD, encoded by the coding sequence GTGAGAGCATTCGGATTGCCGTGGAAAGACCTTGCCCTTGCAGCATGGCTGCTGTTCCTTCTTCTCCCTGCCTGCGCGTGTTTGCCTGAACGCGATCAGCAGTTGATCACCGCAGCCAAAGAAGGCCGTGACCGGCAGGTCGCTGCTCTCCTTGAGCAGGGTGCCGATGCCGATGCCCGAGAAACGAACGGGCAATTGACGAGGATGCGCTATACCGCCCTGATGTGGGCGTCATACAAAGGGCACACGGAAGTGGTTCGCATCCTCATCGCCCGTGGCGCGGACGTGCAGGCCGGGGACAGTGAGAACCGCACCGCCCTGATGATGGCGGTGGCAAGAGGCCATCTCGAAATCGCCGAAATCCTGGTGGCCTCCGGTGCGGACATCCGGACCAAGTCCAGGCGGGCCGATACCCTTTTGATGGCGGCGGCCCGCGAAGGCCGTGAAGCCGCGGTCAAGTGGCTGCTGAAGAAGGGGGTGGCGGTCAATGCCGCCAATGATCTGGGCGAAACAGCCCTGATGGCGGCGGCCCTGCGAGGGCACACCCAAACGGTCAAGGCCCTGCTGGATGCCGGGGCCCTCACGGAAGCCAGGGACAAGGCGGGCAATACGGCCCTGATCCTGGCGAGCACGGGGACCCTCCATAAAGGCGGCGGATCGGTGGAAACGGTGAGGCTGCTGCTGGGTCATGGCGCCGATGTACATGCAAGCAATCATGGCGGCACCACCGCTTTGATCGCCGCGGCACGGCACGGCAACGCGGAGGTTGAGCGGGCGCTTCTTGCGGCAGGCGCAAAGCGGGACTGA
- a CDS encoding RidA family protein, with translation MQTHGNVQHLNPAGLHKNPAYTQAVVVSGNATTIYVGGQNAVDASGNIVGKGDLGAQTEKTLRNVETALAAGGAGLQHIVKWNVYILHGQSANVGFEAFQKVWGQRPNPPVISAIFVPALAHPDFLVEIDAIAVIPQK, from the coding sequence ATGCAGACACATGGAAATGTGCAACATCTCAATCCGGCGGGTTTGCACAAGAATCCCGCATATACTCAGGCTGTTGTCGTCAGCGGCAATGCAACGACAATCTATGTCGGTGGCCAGAATGCGGTGGATGCTTCCGGCAACATCGTTGGCAAGGGGGATCTCGGAGCGCAAACGGAAAAGACGCTACGGAATGTGGAAACAGCTCTGGCGGCAGGCGGGGCCGGACTTCAACACATCGTAAAGTGGAACGTCTATATCCTGCATGGCCAATCGGCCAACGTGGGATTCGAGGCGTTTCAAAAAGTGTGGGGCCAACGTCCGAATCCACCCGTCATTAGCGCTATCTTTGTGCCCGCATTGGCACACCCTGATTTTCTTGTGGAGATTGATGCCATTGCCGTGATCCCGCAGAAGTAA
- a CDS encoding ATP-binding protein — protein sequence MIEMIKSILLDFQENRLDTGVPRRLRIETLHGKAAVCTGVWRSGKSTYLFQVIQRLLDGGVPRQNILYLNFFDDRLHNLRQDNLGLIAEAYYSIYPEKKNTETVYCFFDEIQAAPGWEPFVDRLMRTEKCEVYLTGSSARMLSKEIATQMRGRALSWEMFPFSFREFLDYKGIEGEGTLSTKNRLLVQKAFEEYWETGGFPEVAGLGRNLRIRTHQEYFHTILFRDLVERHDVSHPKAVTDLAHWLVDNTASLYSVNNLTGYLKSLGHKAPKSAVSDYLEWFEDAYFLFTVRIFDPSLARSNTNPKKVYCIDHALVTSVSSGILVNSGHLLENLVFTALRRLHPEIYYYKTKTGREVDFIVPMRGRPQMLVQVCECLAVPQTRKREMAALSEAMAELGLKAGTIVTRSEDERIEADGGTIEVVPAWRFLLELPESSE from the coding sequence ATGATCGAGATGATCAAATCCATCCTCCTGGATTTCCAGGAAAACCGGCTCGATACCGGAGTGCCCCGGCGTTTGCGGATCGAGACGCTACACGGAAAGGCAGCCGTCTGCACCGGGGTATGGCGGAGCGGCAAGTCAACCTACCTGTTCCAGGTTATCCAGCGGCTGCTGGATGGCGGGGTCCCCCGGCAGAACATTCTGTATCTGAACTTTTTTGACGACCGCCTCCACAACCTGCGGCAGGACAACCTCGGCCTGATCGCCGAGGCCTATTACTCCATCTACCCGGAGAAGAAAAACACCGAGACGGTCTACTGCTTTTTCGACGAAATTCAGGCCGCCCCCGGCTGGGAGCCCTTCGTGGACCGTTTGATGCGCACGGAAAAATGCGAGGTGTATCTGACCGGCTCGTCGGCCAGGATGCTGTCGAAGGAGATCGCCACGCAGATGCGCGGGCGGGCCCTCTCGTGGGAGATGTTCCCGTTCTCGTTCCGGGAATTCCTGGACTACAAGGGAATCGAGGGAGAAGGCACTCTGTCGACGAAGAACCGGCTCCTCGTTCAGAAGGCCTTTGAGGAATATTGGGAGACCGGCGGCTTCCCCGAGGTCGCCGGTCTCGGCCGGAACCTGCGGATCAGGACCCACCAGGAATACTTTCACACGATCCTGTTTCGGGATCTGGTCGAGCGCCACGACGTTTCACACCCGAAGGCCGTAACCGACCTGGCCCACTGGCTGGTGGACAACACGGCTTCGCTGTACTCCGTCAACAATCTTACGGGCTATCTCAAGTCGCTGGGCCACAAGGCTCCGAAGTCCGCGGTATCGGATTACCTGGAGTGGTTCGAGGACGCCTATTTTCTGTTCACCGTGCGCATATTCGACCCGTCTCTCGCGCGCAGCAACACCAATCCGAAAAAGGTCTACTGCATCGATCATGCACTGGTCACTTCGGTATCGTCCGGAATTCTGGTCAACTCCGGCCATCTCCTTGAGAATCTCGTATTCACTGCGCTCCGGCGACTTCACCCGGAGATCTATTATTACAAGACCAAGACCGGCCGGGAGGTCGATTTCATTGTCCCGATGCGCGGCCGCCCGCAGATGCTCGTCCAGGTGTGCGAGTGTCTGGCGGTGCCGCAAACGCGGAAACGGGAAATGGCGGCCTTGAGTGAGGCGATGGCCGAACTGGGCTTGAAAGCCGGAACCATCGTGACCCGCAGCGAGGACGAGCGGATCGAGGCCGACGGCGGGACCATCGAAGTGGTCCCTGCATGGCGGTTCCTCCTCGAACTGCCGGAATCTTCGGAATAG